From a region of the Citricoccus muralis genome:
- a CDS encoding DUF302 domain-containing protein: MAYTHSITVPLPYEQAVERTRQALAEQGFGVLTEADITATFTAKLGPEAAADLGDYVILGACNPALARRALAAEPQLGALLPCNVVVRRGSDDQHTLIEAIDPQTMVRLSDSPQVREVADDADTRLRAALASLGHKGPARPDSDPVH; encoded by the coding sequence ATGGCCTATACCCACTCGATCACCGTCCCCCTGCCCTACGAGCAGGCCGTGGAACGCACCCGTCAGGCCCTGGCCGAGCAGGGCTTCGGCGTCCTCACCGAGGCCGACATTACCGCCACGTTTACCGCCAAGCTCGGCCCCGAGGCCGCCGCAGACCTCGGCGACTACGTGATTCTCGGGGCCTGCAACCCGGCCCTGGCCCGCCGCGCACTGGCCGCTGAACCCCAGCTCGGCGCCCTGCTGCCCTGCAACGTCGTGGTCCGCCGCGGGTCCGATGACCAGCACACCCTCATCGAGGCCATCGACCCGCAGACCATGGTCCGCCTCAGCGACAGCCCCCAGGTCCGCGAGGTCGCCGACGACGCCGACACCCGCCTGCGCGCCGCCCTGGCCAGCCTCGGCCACAAAGGCCCCGCACGCCCGGACTCCGACCCGGTCCACTGA
- a CDS encoding ATP-binding cassette domain-containing protein, whose protein sequence is MNLSRLPVRQVRRHLSAELDRSAWPGTLAPVRQLWDEGVEMGSATVLVGENGSGKSTIVEAIASAYGLSVEGGSTGAEHSTRRSESSLDDQLHLIRNPGASRRGYFLRAETMHGFFTYLEMNPGTSRIDLPFHEMSHGESFLDLVRDRFRGPGLWVMDEPESALSFTGCLQLLSVLLDRLANGESQVLLATHSPLLASLPGARVLEVGPWGLRSVVWEDLELVHHWRRFLEDPGRYHRHL, encoded by the coding sequence ATGAATCTGTCTCGTCTGCCGGTGCGGCAGGTACGCCGGCATCTGAGCGCTGAACTTGACCGCAGTGCGTGGCCCGGGACGCTGGCACCCGTTCGGCAGCTGTGGGATGAGGGGGTGGAAATGGGATCGGCCACCGTTCTGGTGGGAGAGAACGGCTCGGGAAAATCCACCATCGTCGAAGCCATCGCCAGCGCCTACGGGCTCTCTGTCGAAGGCGGATCCACGGGTGCCGAGCATTCGACTCGTCGGAGTGAGTCTTCACTGGACGATCAGTTGCATCTGATCCGGAATCCCGGCGCCAGTCGTCGGGGGTACTTCTTGCGCGCCGAGACGATGCACGGATTCTTCACGTATCTCGAAATGAACCCCGGCACCTCCCGGATAGATCTTCCGTTCCACGAGATGTCACACGGGGAATCGTTCCTTGACCTAGTCCGCGATCGGTTCCGCGGACCCGGACTGTGGGTGATGGATGAGCCCGAATCAGCCTTGTCTTTTACCGGGTGTCTGCAGTTGCTCTCCGTATTGTTGGACCGCCTGGCCAACGGTGAAAGTCAAGTGCTACTGGCCACGCATTCCCCGCTGCTGGCCTCCCTGCCGGGCGCTCGGGTTCTAGAAGTCGGTCCATGGGGACTGCGCTCGGTGGTGTGGGAGGACCTCGAACTTGTGCATCATTGGCGGCGCTTCCTCGAGGATCCAGGCCGGTACCACCGTCACCTGTAA
- a CDS encoding recombinase family protein: protein MSALLVGYARCSTDQQDLTAQRDALLGLGVEAERIYVDHGLTGTNRERPGLREALAACRAGDTLVVTKLDRLARSLPDARAIADELTARQISLSLGGSVYDPTDAVGRLLFNVLAMVAEFESDLIRLRTREGMKVAKAKGRLRGKQPKLNGRQEAHLVSLVHSGEYSTAEVAELFGVGRSTVYRAIERQRVEARAGQVEKTSRR, encoded by the coding sequence ATGAGCGCGCTGCTTGTTGGGTACGCCCGATGCTCCACCGATCAGCAAGACCTGACCGCCCAACGCGACGCTCTTCTCGGCCTGGGCGTCGAGGCTGAACGGATCTATGTTGATCATGGCCTGACCGGTACTAATCGTGAGCGACCTGGATTGCGAGAGGCACTAGCCGCCTGTCGGGCCGGGGACACCTTGGTGGTCACCAAGCTCGATCGCCTAGCCAGGTCTCTTCCCGATGCTCGAGCGATCGCTGACGAACTCACGGCCCGTCAGATCAGCTTGAGTTTGGGCGGGTCGGTCTATGACCCCACCGACGCAGTTGGCCGACTGCTGTTCAACGTCCTTGCCATGGTTGCGGAGTTCGAGTCCGACCTGATCCGGCTCCGCACCCGCGAGGGGATGAAGGTGGCGAAGGCCAAGGGTCGTCTTCGTGGCAAGCAGCCCAAGCTCAACGGCCGTCAGGAAGCTCACCTCGTGTCCCTGGTGCACAGCGGAGAGTACAGCACTGCCGAGGTCGCCGAACTCTTCGGTGTCGGTCGTTCGACCGTCTACCGTGCTATCGAACGGCAACGCGTCGAAGCCAGAGCCGGCCAGGTGGAGAAAACAAGTAGGCGCTGA
- a CDS encoding DsrE family protein: MHRTVVHLNEAGPSKIQAVLQNLTNLYTALGPDLRVELVAHGPGIAVATDPAGELLTGLLESGLQLCVCQNTLTTRGLTPERIHPQATVVPSGVAQLVIRQSEGWSYLHP; this comes from the coding sequence ATGCATCGCACCGTCGTGCACCTCAACGAAGCCGGTCCATCGAAGATCCAGGCCGTGCTGCAGAACCTCACCAACCTCTACACGGCCCTGGGCCCCGATCTGCGGGTGGAACTGGTGGCCCACGGCCCCGGCATCGCCGTTGCCACCGACCCGGCCGGCGAGCTGCTGACCGGCCTGCTGGAGTCCGGTCTGCAGCTGTGTGTCTGCCAGAACACCCTCACCACCCGCGGCCTCACGCCAGAGAGGATCCACCCGCAAGCCACCGTCGTGCCCTCCGGAGTGGCCCAGCTGGTGATCCGCCAGAGCGAGGGGTGGTCCTACCTGCACCCGTGA
- a CDS encoding MFS transporter, whose protein sequence is MRTPSATGRRPDPRPVLGLRQNLAQFTLLVAVNALVGGTLGQERTVLPLLATDVFGLELYTSSLTYILAFGVAKAATNYLAGTLSDRYGRKPVLVAGWLIALPVPVLLIYGPSWDWIVAANVLLGISQGLTWSTTVVMKMDLVGPHRRGAAMGLNEAAGYLGVAATAMATGYLAAEYGLRPAPFLLGAAYIGLGLGLSVLTVRETRDHARLEAAGHAGARPEAHAGLSSAQVFTLTSFRDRSLSSVSQAGMVNNLNDGLAWGLFPVLFAAAGLSLGQIGILAAAYPAVWGAGQLATGALSDRWGRKGFIVAGMLTQALALALIAVGSGFGAWLVAMVLLGVGTAMAYPTLLAAIGDVAHPAWRARSVGIYRLWRDGGFAAGAVIAGLVADAFGIPTAVTVVAALTAASGALVAVRMRGRDHTPGLSLPAATRHLRSPRP, encoded by the coding sequence GTGAGGACTCCTAGCGCTACGGGGCGCCGCCCGGACCCCCGGCCCGTGCTGGGCCTGCGGCAGAACCTGGCCCAGTTCACCCTGTTGGTGGCCGTCAATGCCCTGGTCGGCGGGACGCTCGGACAAGAGCGGACGGTGCTGCCGCTACTGGCCACCGACGTGTTCGGCCTGGAGCTGTACACCAGTTCGCTGACCTACATCCTGGCCTTCGGGGTGGCCAAGGCCGCCACCAACTACCTGGCCGGCACGCTCAGTGACCGCTACGGGCGCAAGCCGGTGCTGGTGGCCGGTTGGCTGATCGCCCTGCCGGTGCCGGTGCTGCTGATCTACGGGCCGTCCTGGGACTGGATCGTGGCCGCCAACGTGTTGCTGGGCATCAGCCAGGGGTTGACCTGGTCCACGACCGTGGTGATGAAGATGGACCTGGTCGGCCCGCATCGCCGCGGGGCAGCCATGGGCCTGAACGAGGCCGCCGGCTACCTCGGGGTCGCCGCCACGGCCATGGCCACCGGCTATCTGGCCGCCGAGTACGGGTTGCGTCCGGCCCCGTTCCTGCTCGGCGCGGCCTACATCGGACTCGGGCTGGGACTGTCCGTGCTCACCGTGCGTGAGACCCGGGACCACGCCCGCCTGGAGGCCGCCGGTCACGCCGGTGCCCGTCCCGAAGCCCACGCGGGCCTGAGCAGCGCCCAGGTCTTCACCCTGACCAGCTTCCGCGACCGATCCCTGTCCTCGGTCAGCCAGGCGGGGATGGTCAACAATCTTAACGACGGGCTGGCCTGGGGGCTGTTCCCGGTGCTGTTCGCCGCGGCCGGGTTGTCACTGGGCCAGATCGGGATCCTCGCCGCGGCCTATCCGGCCGTGTGGGGTGCCGGCCAGCTGGCCACCGGTGCCCTGTCGGACCGGTGGGGCCGCAAGGGGTTCATCGTGGCCGGGATGCTCACCCAGGCCCTGGCCCTGGCCCTGATCGCAGTCGGCTCCGGATTCGGGGCATGGTTGGTGGCCATGGTGCTGCTCGGGGTGGGAACGGCGATGGCCTACCCCACCCTGCTGGCCGCCATCGGCGACGTCGCCCACCCGGCCTGGCGGGCCCGGTCGGTGGGCATCTACCGGCTGTGGCGTGACGGGGGCTTCGCCGCCGGCGCCGTGATCGCCGGCCTGGTCGCCGACGCCTTCGGTATCCCCACCGCGGTCACCGTCGTCGCCGCCCTGACCGCGGCCTCCGGCGCCTTGGTCGCCGTGCGCATGCGGGGGCGCGACCACACCCCCGGACTTTCCCTGCCCGCCGCCACCCGCCATCTCAGGAGCCCTCGCCCATGA
- a CDS encoding cytochrome c oxidase assembly protein has translation MDHDHGIGHGSVGHAPVQGTEAWGWALFDVLVVLALVTAAVGYAACRWAARGRSPWPVRRTEAWYAGLTCAGAGAIGPVAAAAHTSFTAHMLGHLLLGMLAPLLLALGAPVTLALRALPAIRARSLTRLLRSRYVRVITHPVVAAVLNAGGLWGLYTTELYQLMHGSVLVYGLVHAHILVAGYLFTASLVGVDPDPHRASVPVRSAVLIPFIASHSILANWLYAHPPVGVEVADGQAGAQLMYYGGDAVDVVLIVLLFAGWYSATRPKAAVDVPPGVQSTRDLQVDREP, from the coding sequence ATGGATCACGACCACGGCATTGGCCACGGCAGCGTCGGTCACGCCCCGGTCCAGGGGACCGAGGCCTGGGGGTGGGCACTCTTTGATGTCCTGGTCGTCCTCGCCCTGGTGACAGCCGCGGTCGGATATGCGGCCTGCCGATGGGCGGCCCGGGGTCGTAGCCCGTGGCCGGTGCGCCGCACCGAGGCCTGGTACGCCGGCCTGACCTGTGCCGGAGCCGGCGCGATCGGGCCGGTCGCCGCGGCCGCTCACACCAGCTTCACCGCCCACATGCTCGGGCACCTGCTACTCGGGATGCTCGCCCCGCTGCTGCTCGCCCTAGGTGCGCCGGTTACCCTGGCCCTGCGGGCCCTGCCGGCGATTCGGGCCCGATCCCTGACTCGCCTGTTGCGCAGCCGCTACGTTCGGGTCATCACCCACCCGGTGGTCGCTGCCGTGCTCAACGCCGGTGGGCTGTGGGGGCTCTACACCACCGAGCTGTATCAACTGATGCATGGCTCGGTGCTGGTGTACGGGCTGGTGCACGCCCACATCCTGGTGGCCGGCTACCTCTTCACGGCCTCCCTGGTGGGGGTGGACCCGGACCCGCACCGCGCCTCGGTCCCGGTGCGCTCAGCGGTGCTGATTCCCTTCATCGCCTCGCACTCGATCCTGGCCAATTGGCTCTACGCCCACCCGCCGGTCGGAGTCGAGGTCGCGGACGGCCAGGCCGGGGCGCAGCTGATGTACTACGGCGGGGATGCCGTGGACGTGGTGCTGATCGTGCTGCTCTTCGCCGGGTGGTACTCCGCGACCCGACCCAAAGCCGCAGTCGATGTTCCACCCGGAGTCCAGAGCACCCGGGATCTCCAGGTGGACCGAGAACCCTGA
- a CDS encoding YgaP family membrane protein, with the protein MTDQHPPIEMPDPVRAVTPQGTQTGLDRQISQRVESYAEASAAELSARIDELEREWDIERVLELNASSLALVGTVLGTTVSRKWLLLPGTVLPFLFQHAVQGWCPPVVLFRRLGVRTRKEIELEKYTLKALRGDFAPPTEGPDAGEEVGAADALRGAAH; encoded by the coding sequence ATGACGGATCAGCACCCGCCGATTGAGATGCCCGACCCGGTACGGGCGGTCACCCCGCAGGGCACCCAGACCGGCTTGGACCGGCAGATCAGCCAGCGCGTGGAGTCCTACGCCGAGGCATCCGCGGCGGAGCTCTCCGCGCGCATCGACGAGTTGGAACGCGAATGGGACATCGAGCGCGTCCTGGAGCTCAACGCCTCGTCCCTGGCCTTGGTGGGCACCGTCCTCGGCACGACCGTCAGCAGGAAATGGCTGCTGCTGCCCGGCACCGTCTTGCCCTTCCTCTTCCAGCACGCCGTCCAGGGCTGGTGCCCGCCCGTGGTCCTGTTCCGCCGGCTGGGTGTGCGCACGCGCAAGGAGATCGAACTGGAGAAGTATACTCTCAAGGCCCTGCGCGGTGACTTCGCCCCGCCCACCGAGGGCCCGGACGCCGGAGAAGAGGTGGGCGCCGCGGACGCCCTGCGCGGCGCGGCGCACTGA
- the trxA gene encoding thioredoxin: protein MATIDLTDQDFAGTIQENDIVLVDFWAGWCGPCRRFAPTYEAASAQHPDVVFAKVDTEAEQALADAAGISSIPTLMAFREGVLVFSQPGALPAPALEQVITAVKDLDMVHAQAAAQSDRTEQA from the coding sequence ATGGCCACCATCGACCTCACCGACCAGGACTTCGCCGGCACCATCCAGGAAAATGACATTGTGCTCGTGGACTTCTGGGCGGGCTGGTGCGGGCCCTGCCGCCGGTTCGCCCCCACCTACGAGGCCGCCTCGGCCCAGCACCCCGACGTGGTCTTCGCCAAGGTCGACACCGAGGCCGAGCAGGCCCTGGCTGACGCTGCGGGCATCAGCTCCATCCCCACCCTGATGGCCTTCCGCGAGGGCGTGCTGGTCTTCTCCCAGCCCGGCGCCTTGCCGGCGCCTGCCCTCGAACAGGTCATCACCGCCGTGAAGGACCTGGACATGGTCCATGCCCAGGCGGCCGCCCAGTCCGACCGGACCGAGCAGGCCTGA
- a CDS encoding rhodanese-like domain-containing protein, translated as MPEITIAEADERRAQDQILDVREDFEVAEGMIPGALHIPMGQLGSRLQELDRSRPVIVVCRSGNRSARVAEALNQAGYTADTMTGGMVAWQGAGLPAH; from the coding sequence ATGCCCGAGATCACCATTGCCGAGGCCGATGAGCGCCGGGCCCAGGACCAGATTCTGGATGTGCGCGAGGATTTCGAGGTCGCCGAGGGGATGATCCCCGGCGCCCTGCACATTCCCATGGGCCAGCTCGGTTCCCGGCTGCAGGAGCTGGACCGGTCCCGCCCGGTGATCGTGGTGTGCCGCAGCGGCAATCGCAGCGCCCGGGTGGCCGAGGCGCTCAATCAGGCCGGCTACACCGCCGACACCATGACCGGCGGGATGGTCGCCTGGCAGGGCGCCGGTCTGCCGGCCCACTGA
- a CDS encoding metal-sensitive transcriptional regulator: protein MQLDATEMTPVLNRLRRAQGQLSAVVRMLEEGRDCKDVVTQLSAVSKALDRAGFAIIASGLEQCLANPEENLDKKDLEKLFLSLA, encoded by the coding sequence ATGCAACTGGATGCCACCGAGATGACTCCCGTGCTCAACCGCCTCAGGCGCGCCCAAGGCCAGCTCTCCGCCGTGGTGCGGATGCTCGAGGAGGGCCGCGATTGCAAGGACGTCGTCACCCAGCTCTCGGCGGTGTCCAAGGCCCTGGATCGCGCCGGCTTCGCCATCATCGCCAGCGGACTCGAGCAGTGCCTGGCCAACCCGGAAGAGAACCTGGACAAGAAGGACCTGGAGAAGCTCTTCCTTTCCCTGGCCTGA
- a CDS encoding MBL fold metallo-hydrolase: MLLERIYDEDLAQASYLIGCQATGEALVVDPRRDIRQYLELAAHHGMRITAVAETHIHADFLSGTRELAAATGATAYVSGEGGEDWQYGFEAQRLHDGDTVALGNITITARHTPGHTPEHLSYLVTDGAFTDEPGYYLTGDFVFSGDVGRPDLLDEAAGGQDTRFLGAKQLFASLKDAFLTLPDHVQVYPGHGAGSACGKALGALPATTVGYERKYSWWAQYLANDDEQGFIDELLAGQPDAHAYFARMKRQNKTGPALLGELSELRRLEVTEIVRGLEAGTLVVVDTRSPDEVHLGTVPGALAVPGGAAKAATYGAWGYDPEAEDTPLVLLAPDAEAAGEIREHLVRVGVDTVAGYTPTFEGLPHVVPSTVAPAALESFLAEHQDAVLVDVRNRTEHAEGHVPGSAQLNVGKVIFHPDQLPAKDTGPLVTYCQSGLRNTVAAAALRRAGYDVVELEGSYSGWSAWNAQQNTPQTETAGAAR, translated from the coding sequence ATGCTGCTCGAGCGCATCTACGACGAGGACCTGGCTCAGGCCAGCTACCTCATCGGTTGCCAGGCCACCGGCGAGGCCCTCGTCGTCGACCCCCGCCGCGACATCCGCCAGTACCTGGAGCTGGCTGCGCACCACGGGATGCGGATCACCGCGGTGGCCGAGACCCATATCCATGCCGACTTCCTCTCCGGCACCCGCGAACTGGCCGCCGCCACCGGTGCCACCGCCTACGTCTCCGGCGAGGGCGGGGAGGACTGGCAGTACGGCTTCGAGGCCCAGCGCCTGCACGACGGGGACACCGTCGCCCTGGGCAACATCACCATCACCGCCCGGCACACCCCCGGCCATACCCCCGAGCACCTGTCCTACCTGGTCACCGACGGGGCCTTCACCGATGAGCCGGGGTACTACCTGACCGGGGACTTCGTGTTCTCCGGCGACGTGGGCCGCCCGGACCTGCTGGACGAGGCCGCGGGGGGCCAGGACACCCGCTTCCTCGGGGCCAAGCAGCTGTTCGCCTCGCTCAAGGACGCCTTCCTCACCCTTCCGGACCATGTGCAGGTCTACCCCGGCCATGGAGCCGGCTCGGCCTGCGGCAAGGCCCTGGGCGCGCTGCCGGCCACCACCGTGGGCTATGAGCGCAAGTACTCCTGGTGGGCGCAGTACCTGGCCAACGACGACGAGCAGGGTTTCATTGACGAACTGCTCGCCGGCCAGCCCGACGCCCATGCCTACTTCGCCCGGATGAAGCGCCAGAACAAGACCGGCCCGGCCCTGTTGGGTGAGCTGTCCGAGCTCCGGCGCCTGGAGGTCACCGAGATCGTCCGCGGCCTGGAGGCCGGAACCTTGGTGGTCGTGGACACCCGCTCCCCGGACGAGGTCCACCTGGGCACCGTGCCCGGCGCCCTGGCAGTCCCGGGTGGGGCCGCCAAGGCCGCCACCTACGGGGCCTGGGGATATGACCCCGAGGCCGAGGACACCCCGCTGGTGCTGCTGGCCCCCGATGCCGAGGCCGCCGGTGAGATCCGCGAGCACCTGGTGCGCGTCGGCGTCGACACCGTGGCCGGGTACACCCCCACTTTCGAGGGGCTGCCCCACGTCGTGCCGTCGACGGTGGCCCCGGCCGCTCTGGAGTCCTTCCTCGCCGAGCATCAGGACGCCGTGCTGGTGGACGTGCGTAACCGCACCGAGCACGCCGAGGGCCACGTCCCCGGGTCGGCACAGCTCAACGTGGGCAAGGTCATCTTCCACCCGGACCAGCTGCCGGCCAAGGACACCGGCCCGCTGGTGACCTACTGCCAGTCCGGGCTGCGCAACACCGTGGCCGCCGCCGCCCTGCGCCGGGCCGGTTACGACGTCGTCGAGCTCGAGGGCAGCTACTCCGGCTGGTCCGCCTGGAACGCCCAGCAGAACACCCCCCAGACCGAGACCGCAGGAGCCGCCCGATGA
- a CDS encoding rhodanese-like domain-containing protein, translated as MTTTTVSAHQSAPTANRTVSPVELRRRLDQDEELMVLDVRTPAEFETVHIHGSYNVPLDLLTEHTQELADRLPEHVVLVCQSGNRASQACQKLGASGFGAADVLDGGISAYESAGGDVVRRGDRWAMDRQVRMVAGSLVLAGTLAGQLVHRRLGLLAGAVGAGLAYSALSDSCAMASVLSRMPWNRVEADPSLRSFFEQVPTALQDH; from the coding sequence ATGACCACCACTACCGTTTCCGCGCACCAGTCTGCACCGACGGCCAACCGGACGGTGTCCCCGGTGGAGCTGCGCCGCCGGCTGGACCAGGACGAGGAACTGATGGTCCTGGACGTGCGCACGCCCGCCGAGTTCGAGACCGTGCACATCCACGGTTCCTACAACGTGCCGCTGGATCTGCTCACCGAGCACACCCAGGAACTCGCCGACCGCCTGCCCGAACACGTGGTGTTGGTCTGCCAGTCCGGCAACCGGGCCTCCCAGGCCTGCCAGAAGCTCGGCGCGTCCGGGTTCGGGGCCGCCGATGTGCTCGACGGCGGCATCTCCGCCTACGAGTCCGCCGGCGGCGACGTGGTGCGCCGCGGCGACCGGTGGGCCATGGACCGCCAGGTCCGCATGGTCGCCGGCTCTCTGGTGTTGGCCGGCACCCTCGCCGGGCAGCTGGTGCACCGCCGCTTGGGTCTGCTGGCCGGGGCGGTCGGGGCCGGACTGGCCTACTCCGCCCTCTCCGACTCCTGCGCGATGGCCTCGGTGCTGTCCCGCATGCCCTGGAACCGCGTCGAGGCGGACCCATCCCTGCGGTCCTTCTTCGAGCAGGTCCCCACCGCCCTGCAGGACCACTGA
- a CDS encoding DUF2243 domain-containing protein, with product MSTAETSAGHGAGADERRGTGASLDRRTVASGFLFGCGIAASMIDLFIFHLGLQWHHFYDLSTTQVALTADGFFHAFGWFITIWGLFLLADVRRRTEVAWRQWTGAVIAGVGFFQLFDGLVDHKVLRIHQIRYDVDLLPYDVIWIGSAVLLLLIGILMLWRTRPARSTG from the coding sequence ATGTCCACCGCTGAGACGAGTGCGGGCCACGGCGCAGGAGCCGATGAGCGCCGGGGAACAGGGGCCAGCCTGGACCGGCGCACGGTAGCCTCGGGCTTCCTGTTCGGGTGCGGGATCGCCGCATCGATGATCGACCTGTTCATCTTCCATCTGGGCCTGCAGTGGCATCACTTCTACGACCTGTCCACCACGCAGGTGGCCCTGACCGCGGACGGGTTCTTCCACGCCTTCGGGTGGTTCATCACTATTTGGGGCTTGTTCCTGCTGGCCGATGTCCGGCGCCGCACCGAGGTGGCCTGGCGCCAGTGGACCGGGGCGGTGATCGCCGGGGTCGGGTTCTTCCAGCTCTTTGACGGGCTGGTCGACCACAAGGTGCTGCGGATCCACCAGATCCGCTACGACGTGGACCTGCTGCCCTACGACGTCATATGGATCGGCTCGGCCGTGCTGTTATTGCTGATCGGCATCCTCATGCTCTGGCGCACCCGGCCGGCCCGGAGCACCGGCTGA
- a CDS encoding sulfite exporter TauE/SafE family protein, with product MTLTLLLTLLLSVLIGLSLGLLGGGGSILTVPILTYVAGLDPKEAIAASLFVVGVTSAFSAITHARNQRVKWRTGLIFGAAGMAGAFGGGLLGGYIPGTVLMIAFALMMVATSVAMIRGRKNKAATTHEGELPILKVLAEGLVVGLVTGLVGAGGGFLVVPALALLGGLSMPVAVGTSLVVIAMKSFAGLAGYLTTVSLDWMLIGAVTAAAIAGSVIGARLAGRIPEAALRKGFGVFVLIMGVFVLVQELPGAAGVVVGAVAALAAVAAAVCWFAVPSCPIRTAGTTNPT from the coding sequence ATGACGCTCACCCTTCTTCTGACCCTGCTGCTCTCGGTGCTGATCGGGCTCTCCCTGGGCCTGCTCGGCGGCGGCGGATCGATCCTGACCGTGCCGATCCTGACCTATGTCGCCGGCCTGGATCCCAAGGAGGCGATCGCCGCGTCCCTGTTCGTCGTCGGAGTCACCTCCGCCTTCAGCGCCATCACCCACGCCCGCAACCAGCGGGTCAAGTGGCGCACGGGGCTGATCTTCGGTGCCGCCGGCATGGCCGGAGCCTTCGGTGGCGGCCTCCTGGGCGGATACATCCCCGGTACCGTCCTGATGATCGCATTCGCCCTGATGATGGTGGCCACCTCGGTGGCCATGATCCGTGGCCGCAAGAACAAGGCCGCGACGACCCACGAGGGTGAACTGCCGATCCTCAAGGTCCTGGCCGAGGGCCTGGTCGTCGGTTTGGTAACCGGCCTGGTCGGCGCCGGAGGTGGCTTCCTCGTCGTGCCCGCCCTGGCCCTGCTGGGCGGGTTGTCCATGCCCGTGGCCGTGGGCACCTCCCTGGTAGTGATCGCGATGAAGTCCTTCGCCGGACTGGCCGGATACCTGACCACCGTGTCCCTGGACTGGATGCTAATCGGGGCCGTGACCGCCGCCGCGATCGCCGGCTCGGTGATCGGGGCCCGGCTGGCCGGGCGGATCCCGGAGGCCGCCCTGCGTAAGGGCTTCGGGGTGTTCGTGCTCATCATGGGCGTCTTCGTCCTGGTCCAGGAACTGCCCGGCGCCGCCGGAGTGGTCGTCGGGGCGGTCGCCGCCCTGGCGGCCGTGGCCGCCGCCGTGTGCTGGTTCGCCGTGCCCAGCTGCCCGATCCGCACCGCCGGCACCACTAACCCCACCTGA
- a CDS encoding MFS transporter produces MTTTVPDLHAVQSRTVRTLSIAQVFSGLGNGSTLALGSILAVDLAGSEAWAGAVNTALTLGTAATAIPLSQLALARGRRAALTTGLGAAIIGAGLMVAAVLTTGFPLLLAGAFLVGLGSAVNLQARFAVTDLAVPARRGRDLSLVVWAITIGAVAGPNMVGPGAVLAGWLGIPAQAGPFVISAAGMVLGVGIIAVFLRPDPLLTRRALDGNANEHSGPTGGKNPWRAGWQILRAHPTAAAAVTAVVAAHAVMVAVMSMTPLHMQHQAGATAGHLDTIALIGFTISLHIAGMYALSPVMGWLTDRLGPTPTVLTGMGTLITAVALTGLAPGHMGAVTAGLVLLGLGWSAVTVAGSTLLVSSLAPAQRVPAQGFSDATMSLAGAAGAAAAGPAMGLIGYPGVSALAALLVIAATLVLLRLNRATR; encoded by the coding sequence ATGACCACCACCGTCCCGGATCTGCACGCCGTCCAATCCCGGACCGTGCGCACCCTGTCGATCGCGCAGGTCTTCTCCGGACTGGGCAACGGCTCGACCCTGGCCCTGGGTTCGATCCTGGCCGTGGACCTGGCCGGCTCCGAGGCCTGGGCCGGGGCCGTGAACACCGCCCTGACCCTGGGCACCGCCGCCACCGCGATCCCGCTATCGCAATTGGCCCTGGCGCGCGGACGCCGGGCGGCCCTGACCACTGGACTGGGTGCCGCCATCATCGGGGCCGGGCTGATGGTCGCCGCCGTCCTCACCACCGGGTTTCCCCTGCTGCTGGCCGGAGCCTTCCTCGTCGGACTGGGCTCAGCGGTCAACCTGCAGGCCCGCTTCGCGGTCACCGACCTGGCCGTCCCGGCCCGCCGCGGCCGGGACCTGTCCCTGGTGGTCTGGGCGATCACCATCGGCGCGGTCGCCGGGCCGAACATGGTCGGCCCCGGAGCCGTGCTGGCCGGCTGGCTGGGTATCCCCGCCCAGGCCGGCCCGTTCGTGATCTCCGCGGCCGGCATGGTCCTGGGGGTCGGCATCATCGCGGTGTTCCTGCGCCCGGACCCGCTGCTGACACGCCGCGCCCTGGATGGCAACGCCAACGAGCACTCCGGGCCCACCGGTGGCAAGAACCCGTGGCGGGCCGGTTGGCAGATCCTGCGTGCCCATCCCACCGCGGCCGCGGCGGTGACCGCCGTGGTCGCCGCCCACGCGGTGATGGTCGCGGTGATGTCCATGACCCCGCTGCACATGCAGCACCAGGCCGGTGCCACGGCCGGGCACCTGGACACCATCGCGCTGATCGGGTTCACCATCTCTCTGCACATCGCCGGCATGTACGCCCTGTCCCCGGTGATGGGATGGCTCACCGACCGCCTCGGTCCCACACCCACCGTGCTGACCGGCATGGGCACCCTCATCACCGCCGTCGCCCTGACCGGACTGGCGCCGGGGCACATGGGGGCGGTCACCGCCGGACTGGTCCTGCTGGGGCTGGGTTGGTCCGCAGTCACCGTGGCCGGCTCCACCCTGTTGGTGTCCTCCCTGGCCCCGGCCCAGCGGGTCCCGGCCCAGGGCTTCTCCGACGCCACCATGTCCCTGGCCGGGGCCGCCGGCGCCGCGGCCGCCGGACCGGCCATGGGCCTGATCGGCTACCCGGGCGTCAGCGCCCTGGCCGCGCTATTGGTCATCGCCGCCACGCTGGTCCTGCTCCGCCTGAACCGCGCGACTCGCTAA